A stretch of the Mycobacteriales bacterium genome encodes the following:
- a CDS encoding response regulator gives MSVVLVVDDEPQLLRALQITLSARGHDVHTAATGRRAIAEAAARPPDLVILDLGLPDIDGAEVISSLREHSSVPIIVLSGRTSGGDKVAALDAGADDYITKPFGIEELLARIRAVTRRAAADGPAPAFELGDYLVDLGARRVSARQDGDRGDVRLTPTEWRLLDALVRHPGKLIARQQLITDVWGPVGSEDSSSLRFHLNRLRRKLEPDPSRPRYLITEPGMGYRFQP, from the coding sequence ATGAGCGTGGTCCTGGTCGTCGACGACGAACCGCAGCTGCTGCGGGCGCTCCAGATCACGTTGAGCGCCCGCGGCCACGACGTGCACACGGCCGCCACCGGACGGCGGGCGATCGCCGAGGCCGCTGCCCGGCCGCCGGACCTGGTGATCCTCGACCTCGGCCTGCCCGACATCGACGGCGCCGAGGTCATCAGCAGCCTGCGCGAGCACAGCTCCGTCCCGATCATCGTCCTGTCCGGACGCACCTCGGGTGGCGACAAGGTGGCCGCCCTGGACGCCGGGGCCGACGACTACATCACCAAGCCCTTCGGCATCGAGGAGCTCCTCGCCCGGATTCGGGCCGTGACCAGGCGAGCCGCCGCCGACGGCCCCGCGCCCGCGTTCGAGCTCGGCGACTACCTGGTCGACCTGGGCGCCAGGCGGGTCTCCGCCCGGCAGGACGGCGACCGCGGGGACGTACGGCTCACCCCGACCGAGTGGCGCCTGCTCGACGCACTGGTCCGGCACCCGGGCAAGCTGATCGCCCGCCAGCAGCTGATCACCGACGTCTGGGGTCCGGTCGGATCCGAGGACAGCTCGTCCCTGCGGTTCCACCTCAACCGCCTGCGCCGCAAGCTCGAACCGGATCCGAGCCGGCCCCGGTACCTGATCACCGAACCAGGCATGGGCTACCGATTCCAGCCCTGA